Proteins found in one Nocardia brasiliensis ATCC 700358 genomic segment:
- a CDS encoding cytochrome P450 has protein sequence MVETAVIGASARARWAEHASWRGPVRRMEIPGGHKVWVIAGYDEVSTLLADPRLSVDKQHALDGYTGFALPPALDRNLLNMDGNQHSRIRKLAAPAFSRRSADTLRSAVDRIAADVFAALPENDGTAVDLLDRLCAPVPAIVIGNLLGVPADLYPDLRDAATAMFTADTASPESLLRLKKAIGWLTATFAGLIDTKRAAPGNDLISGWIRAGDDEGSLTPDELVSLAFLMMMAGMENAVHSCANIITALLISGSGTAVTADWQAQRGKLIEQANPMPFAFRRFAVTDLVVRETTIPKGDTILLSLFGADADPARGDRPSLLFGRGPHYCLGAQAADLIIDAVVPGFFARYPRARLAVAESELVYRQSWRSHGLLNLPVQLVS, from the coding sequence ATGGTGGAAACCGCGGTGATCGGCGCGTCGGCCAGGGCACGGTGGGCGGAGCACGCGAGCTGGCGGGGTCCTGTGCGGCGCATGGAAATCCCTGGCGGGCACAAAGTTTGGGTCATAGCCGGATACGACGAGGTGTCGACGTTGCTGGCCGATCCACGGCTCAGCGTGGACAAGCAGCACGCACTGGACGGCTACACCGGCTTCGCCCTGCCGCCCGCACTGGACCGCAATCTGCTGAATATGGACGGCAATCAGCATTCCCGCATCAGAAAGCTTGCGGCACCGGCGTTTTCCCGACGCTCCGCGGACACCCTCCGCAGCGCGGTGGACCGCATCGCGGCGGACGTCTTCGCGGCGCTACCCGAAAATGACGGTACAGCAGTCGATCTGCTCGACCGTCTGTGCGCACCGGTGCCTGCGATTGTCATCGGCAACCTCCTCGGCGTACCCGCCGACCTCTACCCGGACCTTCGTGATGCGGCGACAGCGATGTTCACCGCCGATACCGCGTCGCCGGAGTCCCTGCTGCGGCTGAAGAAGGCGATCGGCTGGCTGACCGCCACTTTCGCCGGGCTGATCGACACGAAACGCGCAGCGCCCGGCAACGACCTGATCAGCGGTTGGATCCGCGCCGGCGACGACGAAGGATCGCTCACGCCGGACGAACTGGTATCGCTGGCATTCCTCATGATGATGGCGGGCATGGAGAACGCGGTGCACTCGTGCGCGAACATCATCACCGCACTGCTGATCTCGGGGTCCGGAACCGCAGTGACCGCAGATTGGCAGGCACAACGCGGCAAACTCATCGAGCAAGCCAATCCGATGCCGTTCGCCTTCCGCCGGTTCGCGGTCACCGATCTCGTCGTGCGCGAGACCACGATCCCGAAGGGCGACACCATCCTGCTGTCGTTGTTCGGCGCGGATGCCGATCCCGCCCGCGGCGACCGCCCGAGTCTGCTGTTCGGCCGTGGTCCGCACTACTGTCTCGGTGCGCAAGCCGCGGACCTGATCATCGACGCCGTCGTCCCGGGATTCTTCGCGCGTTACCCTCGGGCCCGGCTCGCTGTTGCGGAGAGCGAACTCGTCTACCGGCAATCCTGGCGCTCGCACGGCCTGCTCAACCTCCCGGTACAGCTGGTTTCCTGA
- a CDS encoding phthiocerol/phthiodiolone dimycocerosyl transferase family protein — protein MTTSTVVRPLAPSEQMFAWIGVYVGYAVQVTGRLDLAALSAAYEAVVRTYPVLGARLEPTGDGGYTLVAGTGAAPAISVVDDDPDRLLIDQKLDQGETLSAVCVTRADDTASVTLLTHHSIADAYHSLAVLAELWSCYTELVSGQTPVRPVHAYPVSIEEVLAARGIEKRELPAAETGTPTESRPAPPATEPETEEIRQTVPDSSRCLLSEAETTALVELGHRTGVTINGLVSAAILLTEAEIRDLPLSEINYVYPVDLRTRLTPTVGRTDGTNLLGFADYHPTGDTTDLVELAKDICAALHTALADGIVQQTPLHIPDQIAAGPPQLPGMMIVSNWGRVPALAAPDGLRITDFRSTVTAAPPAGTPPPPEQPEGGAAIVSTFAGRLSIETHHSKERIAQEQRRVDTYAAKLRSVIA, from the coding sequence ATGACCACGTCTACGGTTGTTCGTCCGCTGGCGCCGAGCGAGCAGATGTTCGCATGGATCGGTGTTTACGTGGGGTACGCGGTTCAGGTGACGGGCCGGCTGGATCTCGCGGCATTGTCTGCCGCTTACGAGGCGGTGGTGCGGACCTATCCGGTGCTCGGGGCACGACTGGAGCCGACCGGCGACGGCGGTTACACGCTGGTCGCCGGGACCGGAGCCGCTCCGGCGATCTCGGTCGTCGACGACGATCCGGACCGCCTGCTGATCGATCAGAAACTCGACCAGGGCGAGACGTTGAGCGCGGTGTGCGTGACCCGCGCCGACGACACCGCGAGCGTGACCTTGCTGACTCATCACAGCATCGCGGACGCCTATCACTCGCTGGCCGTGCTGGCCGAATTATGGTCGTGCTACACGGAATTGGTGTCCGGGCAGACACCGGTACGGCCCGTCCACGCCTATCCGGTATCCATCGAAGAAGTGCTCGCCGCGCGCGGCATCGAGAAGCGGGAGCTGCCGGCCGCCGAAACCGGCACGCCCACCGAATCGCGCCCGGCGCCGCCCGCCACCGAACCGGAGACGGAAGAGATCCGCCAGACCGTGCCGGATTCGTCGCGGTGCCTGCTGTCCGAGGCGGAGACCACGGCCCTGGTCGAGCTGGGACACCGAACCGGAGTGACGATCAACGGATTGGTATCGGCGGCAATCCTGTTGACCGAGGCGGAAATTCGCGATCTGCCACTGAGCGAGATCAACTACGTCTACCCGGTCGATCTGCGCACCAGGCTCACGCCGACGGTGGGCCGCACCGACGGCACCAACCTGCTCGGGTTCGCCGACTACCACCCCACCGGGGACACCACCGACCTCGTCGAACTCGCCAAGGACATCTGCGCGGCCCTGCACACCGCCCTCGCCGACGGGATCGTGCAGCAGACACCGCTGCACATCCCCGACCAGATCGCTGCGGGACCACCGCAGCTGCCCGGCATGATGATCGTCTCCAACTGGGGTCGAGTGCCCGCGCTGGCCGCCCCGGATGGGTTGCGTATCACCGACTTTCGCTCGACCGTCACGGCGGCTCCCCCTGCGGGCACGCCACCGCCGCCGGAGCAGCCGGAGGGTGGCGCGGCCATCGTGAGCACGTTCGCGGGTCGCCTGAGCATCGAGACCCATCACTCGAAGGAACGCATCGCGCAGGAGCAGCGCCGCGTCGATACCTACGCGGCGAAACTGCGCAGCGTCATCGCCTAG
- a CDS encoding CGNR zinc finger domain-containing protein — protein sequence MHFNPYGGAAAELAARLVNAGPDQDLRQLLADADYKPLGSVTAAQVAELRRWIRELDAMFDHPTVRRLNALLAKTTSQPYISTHDDRPPHLHFAQETAPVDERVKAYTAVGLAALFCDDPTRIGRCARVGCDQVFVDTSRNGRRRFCSTRCSTRVHVAEHRSRRAG from the coding sequence GTGCATTTCAACCCTTACGGCGGCGCGGCGGCCGAGCTGGCGGCGCGGCTGGTGAACGCCGGCCCGGACCAAGATCTGCGGCAGCTGCTGGCCGACGCGGATTACAAACCGCTCGGCTCGGTGACCGCCGCGCAGGTCGCGGAACTGCGCCGGTGGATCCGTGAACTCGATGCGATGTTCGATCACCCCACCGTGCGCCGGCTCAACGCTCTGCTAGCCAAAACCACAAGTCAGCCCTATATTTCGACGCACGACGACCGCCCGCCGCACCTGCATTTCGCGCAGGAGACCGCCCCGGTCGACGAGCGGGTCAAGGCCTACACCGCGGTCGGTCTCGCCGCGCTGTTCTGCGACGATCCCACGCGGATCGGCCGCTGCGCCCGCGTGGGCTGCGACCAGGTCTTCGTCGATACCTCCCGCAACGGCAGGCGGCGCTTCTGCTCTACTCGCTGCTCTACTCGGGTGCACGTGGCCGAGCATCGCTCCCGCCGAGCGGGCTGA
- a CDS encoding phthiocerol/phthiodiolone dimycocerosyl transferase family protein, which translates to MTTATVIRPLAPSEEIFASSEVVVGYSMRLSGRLNLTALSVAFDTVLRAYPALGARLEPDGKHHILVESLGSTTQLTVSQGNPELLLTGAQLDQRSALAALCVVLDGDRAGVTLVTHHSIADACHSLAVLADLWSCYTEACHGREPALPMHGYPEAVENLLLCRGIEKFSDPSAPVRPFVHDTAHSVALPVDEAPYLIPLTARCRLSKQETAALADLAHRAGTTINGLASAAILLTEAEIRGLPLRDLTYTYSVDLRSRVTPAIGSTEGSNVLGFADFVPPAGSTTMVGLARAISDALHAGLDTGLVQQTPLHIPDIASGPAPRSPGIVLATNWGRIERPALPNGLCVNDFRTLMVAKPDKTGHRLQQPSGTIIISTFDDRLSIEIHHPEETTVEQRLRVHLLGRHLSMQSQIDVA; encoded by the coding sequence ATGACCACGGCTACCGTCATCCGGCCGTTGGCACCGAGTGAGGAGATCTTCGCGAGCAGTGAAGTCGTCGTCGGCTATTCGATGCGGCTTTCCGGTCGGTTGAATCTAACCGCACTGTCGGTAGCCTTCGACACCGTGCTCCGCGCGTACCCCGCGCTCGGGGCACGCCTGGAGCCGGACGGCAAACACCATATTCTGGTCGAATCATTAGGTAGCACAACGCAATTAACTGTTTCCCAGGGGAATCCTGAACTGCTGCTCACCGGCGCGCAACTGGATCAGCGCAGTGCACTGGCCGCCCTGTGCGTCGTCCTGGACGGGGACCGGGCGGGCGTGACACTGGTGACGCACCACAGCATCGCGGACGCCTGCCATTCGCTCGCGGTGCTCGCGGATCTCTGGTCCTGCTACACCGAGGCGTGCCACGGACGCGAACCCGCGCTGCCGATGCACGGCTATCCGGAAGCAGTCGAGAATCTGCTGCTGTGCCGGGGCATCGAGAAATTCTCGGACCCGTCCGCACCGGTACGGCCGTTCGTGCACGACACCGCGCACAGCGTCGCACTCCCGGTGGACGAGGCACCCTATCTGATCCCCCTGACGGCCCGTTGCCGCCTGTCGAAACAAGAAACCGCCGCACTCGCCGACCTCGCGCACCGCGCAGGCACCACGATCAACGGCCTGGCCTCCGCCGCGATTCTGCTCACCGAGGCCGAGATACGCGGGCTCCCGCTACGCGATCTCACCTACACCTACTCCGTCGACCTGCGCAGCCGGGTCACCCCCGCCATCGGCAGCACCGAAGGTTCCAATGTGCTCGGCTTCGCCGATTTCGTTCCCCCGGCAGGCTCGACCACCATGGTCGGCCTGGCGCGCGCGATCAGCGACGCCCTGCACGCCGGACTGGACACCGGGCTCGTGCAGCAGACCCCCTTGCACATCCCCGATATCGCATCCGGCCCGGCGCCACGATCCCCCGGCATCGTGCTGGCCACCAACTGGGGCCGCATCGAGCGCCCCGCTCTGCCGAACGGCTTGTGCGTCAACGACTTCCGCACCCTCATGGTGGCGAAGCCGGACAAGACCGGGCATCGGCTACAGCAGCCGAGCGGCACGATCATCATCAGCACCTTCGACGACCGGCTGAGCATCGAGATCCACCACCCCGAGGAAACCACTGTGGAACAACGACTACGCGTCCACCTGCTCGGCAGACATCTGAGCATGCAGTCACAGATCGACGTCGCGTAA
- a CDS encoding AfsR/SARP family transcriptional regulator, giving the protein MDSLESVDRGMAGTLGHGGPVVCRVLGPVEIDVDGVPVDLPGPRPRQLLAALSFASGASVPNDVLAGYLWGRVPHGRPSPNVRVVVHRLRAALGPRAGQVLVLDRCGYRLALPPECTDQDKFGALVGTGVHALLNGHAEKAVTTLTDGLALWRGQPWTELGDSPELLGARTKLSELRELAVEELQAARLACGDTAGAVAALSEAVIQTPYRERRWELLALGLFRSGRQADALAQLRKVRQLLREEIGVEPGPALRDLERRLLDHDQGLLLPRHPVRTATGSPATGPLVRGFRAYPAEQRAG; this is encoded by the coding sequence TTGGACAGCCTCGAGAGCGTTGATCGCGGGATGGCCGGCACGCTCGGTCACGGGGGCCCGGTCGTGTGCCGGGTCCTCGGACCGGTCGAGATCGACGTCGACGGCGTGCCGGTCGACCTGCCCGGCCCACGGCCGCGTCAGCTGTTGGCCGCGCTCTCCTTCGCGAGCGGCGCCTCGGTGCCGAACGACGTGCTGGCCGGGTACCTGTGGGGTCGCGTCCCGCACGGTCGACCCAGCCCGAACGTGCGCGTCGTGGTCCATCGTTTGCGTGCCGCCCTCGGACCGCGGGCCGGCCAGGTCCTCGTGCTCGATCGGTGCGGCTACCGGCTCGCGCTGCCACCGGAGTGCACCGATCAGGACAAGTTCGGCGCGCTGGTCGGCACGGGTGTGCACGCACTGCTGAACGGTCACGCCGAAAAGGCGGTGACCACCCTGACCGACGGTCTCGCGCTGTGGCGCGGACAACCGTGGACCGAACTCGGCGACTCGCCCGAATTGCTCGGTGCCCGAACGAAGTTGAGCGAACTCCGGGAGCTCGCGGTCGAAGAGCTGCAGGCTGCGCGGCTGGCGTGCGGCGACACCGCAGGTGCCGTCGCGGCGTTGAGCGAAGCGGTCATCCAGACGCCGTACCGCGAACGGCGATGGGAATTGCTGGCGCTCGGCCTGTTCCGCAGCGGCAGGCAGGCGGACGCGCTTGCGCAGCTGCGCAAGGTGCGGCAGCTGCTGCGCGAAGAGATCGGCGTCGAACCCGGACCTGCGCTGCGCGATCTGGAACGCCGCCTCCTGGACCATGACCAGGGATTGCTCTTACCCCGGCATCCGGTC